One Desulfovermiculus halophilus DSM 18834 genomic region harbors:
- a CDS encoding FAD-binding oxidoreductase — protein sequence MSIIDALEHHLDSDAVLSSEEDLLCYAYDATGKSYMPLAVVFPRAPEDISLIMRVANEHRVSVIPRGAGSGMTGGSLPESGGIVLVMTQFDRILEIDTENLVAVVEPGVITSQLHKAVEAEGLFYPPDPASMNFSTLGGNIAENSGGMRAVKYGTTKEYILGLEVVLPSGEIIHTGSKCVKDVVGYNLTQLLVGSEGTLGIVTKAILKLLPLPEAKKTLTATFPSILDAGRTVSEIIRRKIIPTTMEFLDRHAVWCVDQYLQIGLAPGAGAFMLIEVDGDQDQVEKNIAKVREVCSANKAIEIQIAATAEEQDDLWRMRRSVSASLAHFKSAVKINEDIVVPRAKIPEIIQFIESVGERHEIRIVNFGHAGDGNIHLNVLPQNEQLETAHKAVDEIFDRTIELGGRISGEHGIGTSKREYIGKNLEPAAIAAMQAVKRAWDPNNILNPGKIFPE from the coding sequence ATGTCCATCATCGACGCACTTGAGCATCACCTCGATTCCGATGCTGTCCTTAGTTCTGAAGAGGATCTTTTGTGCTACGCCTATGACGCCACCGGCAAGAGCTATATGCCCCTGGCGGTTGTCTTTCCCCGTGCTCCGGAGGATATCTCCCTGATCATGCGGGTGGCCAACGAACACCGGGTCAGCGTCATTCCACGTGGGGCCGGCAGCGGCATGACCGGAGGCAGCCTGCCTGAGTCGGGGGGGATTGTCCTGGTCATGACCCAGTTCGATCGTATCTTGGAGATCGATACCGAAAACCTGGTGGCCGTGGTCGAACCGGGGGTGATTACCAGTCAGCTGCACAAGGCCGTAGAGGCCGAAGGCCTTTTTTATCCTCCGGATCCGGCCAGCATGAACTTCTCGACCCTGGGGGGGAACATCGCTGAGAACTCCGGAGGGATGCGGGCGGTAAAGTACGGGACAACCAAGGAGTATATTCTGGGCCTGGAGGTGGTTCTACCCTCCGGGGAGATCATTCATACCGGCTCCAAGTGCGTCAAGGACGTGGTTGGATACAATCTGACCCAGCTTTTGGTTGGTTCAGAGGGGACCCTGGGGATTGTGACCAAGGCTATTCTCAAGCTTCTGCCCCTTCCGGAGGCCAAAAAGACGCTGACCGCCACATTCCCTTCCATTCTGGATGCCGGACGGACTGTATCCGAGATCATCCGAAGGAAGATCATACCCACCACCATGGAGTTTTTGGACCGGCACGCGGTTTGGTGCGTGGATCAATACCTGCAGATCGGTCTGGCTCCCGGGGCCGGGGCGTTTATGCTCATTGAAGTTGATGGGGATCAAGATCAAGTGGAAAAGAACATCGCAAAGGTACGCGAGGTGTGCTCGGCCAATAAGGCCATCGAGATACAGATTGCGGCCACGGCCGAAGAACAGGATGACCTGTGGCGGATGCGCAGATCGGTCTCCGCCTCCCTGGCCCATTTTAAGTCAGCGGTGAAAATCAATGAGGACATTGTGGTCCCTCGAGCCAAGATCCCGGAGATTATCCAGTTTATTGAATCGGTGGGTGAAAGGCACGAGATCAGGATCGTCAATTTCGGCCATGCCGGAGACGGCAATATACACCTCAATGTTCTGCCTCAAAATGAACAGCTGGAGACCGCCCACAAGGCGGTTGATGAGATCTTTGACCGGACCATAGAACTCGGGGGCCGAATTTCCGGTGAGCACGGGATCGGGACCAGCAAGCGGGAGTATATCGGCAAGAATCTGGAGCCTGCGGCCATTGCCGCCATGCAGGCGGTCAAGAGGGCCTGGGACCCGAACAATATCCTCAATCCAGGAAAGATCTTTCCAGAATAA
- a CDS encoding FadR/GntR family transcriptional regulator, producing the protein MKNRKSSLSPPRVIRPEQLSDQVASHILEAIDQGDFLPGDRLPSEAKLAMDFGVSRTVIREALARLKYDGILESRQGQGVRISAESDRRSFRLGEFFHATNNEASHLFELRAVLEGDAAFLAASRRTEEHLERMQACLDDLQQTIRANVDGTGPDFTFHHLVATATHNKYFIELMDFLNLRIKEVIHQARSNSSQQPGLPEVVEDEHMAIYRALIHMDPDGARQAMLEHIQKAADRLGLSILGAGARACSASG; encoded by the coding sequence ATGAAGAATAGAAAGAGCTCTTTGTCTCCCCCCAGGGTCATACGGCCGGAACAGCTCTCAGATCAGGTTGCCTCCCACATATTGGAAGCCATTGATCAGGGCGATTTTCTTCCCGGGGACAGGCTGCCCTCGGAAGCCAAGCTGGCCATGGACTTCGGGGTCAGCCGCACGGTCATACGGGAGGCCCTGGCTCGTTTGAAATACGACGGCATACTGGAGTCCAGACAGGGACAGGGCGTAAGGATAAGCGCTGAGTCGGACCGCCGGTCATTTCGGCTGGGAGAGTTCTTTCATGCCACGAACAATGAAGCCAGCCATCTTTTTGAGCTCCGAGCCGTCCTGGAGGGCGACGCAGCCTTTTTGGCCGCCTCCAGACGCACTGAGGAGCACCTGGAGAGGATGCAGGCCTGCCTGGATGATCTGCAGCAAACCATACGAGCCAATGTCGACGGCACCGGGCCGGACTTCACCTTTCATCACCTGGTAGCCACCGCCACCCACAACAAATACTTCATCGAATTGATGGACTTTCTCAACCTGCGGATCAAGGAAGTCATCCATCAGGCCAGAAGCAACTCCAGTCAACAGCCCGGCCTGCCGGAAGTGGTTGAGGACGAGCACATGGCCATCTATCGAGCGCTCATCCACATGGACCCGGATGGAGCCAGACAGGCCATGCTGGAGCATATCCAAAAGGCAGCAGACCGTTTGGGCTTGTCCATTCTGGGGGCAGGAGCAAGAGCCTGCTCCGCCTCAGGATGA